One Thermoplasmata archaeon genomic window, GGAAGAGGCACTGGAGTGCTTCGAGAGGGCGCTGGAGCTTGACAGGCTACACGTGGGCGCCTGGTTCTTCAAGGCCATTGTTTTAGAGAAGCTTGGTAGGAAGGACGAGGCGCTCATGGCTTATGAAGAGGCCCTGAGGCTGGAGCCGCGCGCCCCTGAGATATGGTCGGCCAAGGGGGCCCTTTTGGGCGAGATGGGTCGGGACGAGGAGGCCGTCCACTGCTTCGGTGCCGCGATTGATATCAAGCCGACGGACGAGACCACCTGGTATAATAAAGGCGTCTCTTTGAGCAAACTCGGAAGAATCGAGGAGGCGCTGAAGGCTTTCGAGACCGCTCTGGCACTCAAGGAGGACTTCCCGCTGGCCTGGTACAACGCGGGCATCCTGCGCTGGCGGCTCGGAAGGCCCGGGGAGGCGCTCAGGGCCTTCAACGCCGCACTGGGCACCAACCCCCGCTTCGTCCAGGCATTCATTGGCAGGGCCTCCATTCTCGAGGAGCTCGGCAGGGAGGGGGAGGCGCTGGAAAACCTCGAGAGGGCTCTGGAACTCGAGCCCACGAACTCTGAGGCTTGGAATAATAAGGGGGCACTGCTCTGGATGACCGGTAGGCAGGAAGAGGCGATGGAGTGCTTCAACAGGGCGGTCGAACTTGACCCCCGGAACGGCCGCGCGTGGTTCAACCGGGGCAACGCCTTCGGACGTAGGGGAATGCCAGAGAGAGCGGTCGAGTGCTTTGACCGGGCGCTGGAGCTGGAGCCTCGTGACGAGCAGATATGGTTCAGCAAGGGCGTCGCGCTCGACGACATGGACAGACCCCTTGAGGCCCTGAGGTGCTTCGACGAGGCGCTGGCCCTCAACCCGAAATACGCCGATGCATGGCACAATCTTGGCATCGTCATGGCGGAGCTGGGGCGAAACGCGGAGGCTCTGAAGGCCTTTGAGAGGGCCTTGGAACTCAATCCGGGCTACGGACCGGCGCTGGAGGCCCGGAGAATACTGCTCGAAGAGACAGAGAGACGATGACCGGCCGGAGCACCAAAAATTATATTTTAAGGAGGGAAAATGGTCTGATGATGATTGGACCGCGGGCATCCCTTATGGTGGTGGTGCTCCTTGCGCTTCCCATGCTTGTGGGGCTCCCGCCATTCCAGGTTTCCGGGGCCGGGGCGAATCTGACGCCGACCACCTCCACAGAATTCCCCATAGATTCTAAGAAGTCGGGGGAGCCGCGGTTCCCGAGCCCACCCACCGAGGAGCATGTGAGGACCCCAGTCGCTTGTCTCTCCGAGGGGTTCTGGAACAACCTTCCTGGGGTGCTGGATGCTCGAAAGTTTCATCTGTGGGTCTCGGCAACGCCATTGGTGAGAATGGGAATAATTGAGATTGGGGAGGGAGGAGAGGGGGGCGGGAGCGGGAGAGCGATGGAGCTCATGTTCGTCGGTGCTCATTGCAAAATATACGTCGACAGCAGCTGCAGACCCTATCCATCGGAGTCGACGGTGGAGCTCCTGGCCGCGGAGTTCGACGAGAGGATATGGCCCAATGTAACCGAAGTCTTCGGGACGGTGCTGTTCAACTACATCGACATAAATCTCGTCAACATCGATGGACCGTATGGCATCGGCGGCTACTTCACCCCGGTTGACCCGGACGCGGTCTACATAGACTGTGCTGATGTTAATTCCTGGGGTTATCAGATTGCAGCCCACGAGTTCCAGCACCTGATTCACAACCAGAAGGATCCTGACGAGGAGCTTTGGATCAACGAGGGCTGCGCCGACATGGCGATTGCCGTAGTGTACGGTGGGGAGGATGGGACCCTAGTGGGGCACATCGACGCTTTCGAGAACCGGCCGGACAACGACCTAACGGTCTTCAAGAACGAGATGTACGACTACGGCTCAGCCTATGCCTTCGTCCAGTACTTCTGGGACCATTTCGGTGGAAGGGAGGCCGTACGCGCCCTTGTTGCAGAGAGGGACAATGGAATTCTAGGCGTGAACAGTGTTCTGAGCGCTCTGGGCTATTCAAAGCGATTTGACCAAGTCTTCAGGGAGTGGTGTGTAGCCAACCGCGTCAATAACATCTCAATTGCCGATGGACAGTACGGCTACTCCCGGCTGAGCATAAGGGTCAACTTAGCGGGCGACCACTCGAGCCTTCCTATCTGCGCAACCGGCGAGGTTCAACGCTGGGCTTCGGACTGCTACCGCTTCCGGGGGGGCAACGGCCTCGACCTGCTGGTCGAGTTCTACACCATTTCGGGCCAGTACGCGCCCATCCTTTATGGACAGGGCCGGGAGGCCACAGAGCCTGCTGTGATCGACGTCCCGCTGGATTCAAACGGATGCGGCTCTGCCCTTCTGCGAGCGTTCGGCAGGAGTTACTCTGAGGCGCTTCTGTTCACGCCCGCCCAAGCCGGCGGGAGCTATACCTACATGGCCCGGATGGTGGACCTCACCCCGCCCGTGACCGCTTGCTTTGTCCTCCCACCGGAACCCAATGGTCTCGAGGGCTGGTACGTGACCATACCCCGGATAACCTTGAGCAGCAGCGAGGACGGGTCGAGAATCTTCTACAGGTGGGACGGGTCGGATGAGATGGAGTATCACTCCCCAATCGAGGCCCCAGAGGGCAAGCATATTCTGTGGTTCCGCTCGATTGACCCGGCTGGGAACGCTGAGGAATGGAGGAGCTTCGAGTTAAAGGTTGACACGAAACCACCGGAGACGCTCTTTACAATCTACCCTCCCTCCCCTGACGGCGAGAACGGGTGGTATACGACGAGTCCGACAGTGACCCTTTTTTCCGAGGAGAGCGCCTGCGTTCATTACTCGTGGGATGGTGGAGAAACCGAGAACTACACAGGTCCCCTACTAGCGCCCGAGGGCAGGCACCGGCTGGAGTTCTTCGCAATCGACAGGGCGGGCAACGAGGGTCCGTCGAGAACTCTGGAGCTGCAGGTCGACACAATAGCGCCGGCTGCGATGGCGTGTCTGTCTCCCTCCAGCCCCGATGGCGTCGGAGGATGGTATATCACCCAGCCCACGCTCACCCTCCTGTCGGAGGAGGTCGGCGCCCGGCTTTTCTTCGCATTGGACGGAGGCAGGGAATCCCCCTATGTCGCTCCCTTTAAAATACAGGATGGAGTGCATAGGGTGACTTTTAGAGCGAGGGACCAGGCAGGCAATTTGGGTCCCATGCAGGAGTTGGTGGTTCGTGTAGACAGCCAGCCCCCCCAGACCACAATCGTGGTGGAGCCTAGGTTTCCGGACGGGAGAGGGGGGTGGTACAGAACGCGCCCGACCGTAACACTGCTGGTCGAGGACGCCGACCCTGGGGCCGTGATTTATTACTCTTGGGACGGCGGTGAGATGAGACAGTATTACGGACCACTGAAGCCACCTGAAGGCATCCACACTCTCCGGTTCTTCGCTAAGGACACGCGCGGCAACACAGGTCCCGAAGGCACGAAGGTGTTTAGCGTAGACATAAGACCTCCCGTGACCACGCTCAACATTTATCCGCAGGATCTCGGGTTGGAGTGGTATCACGGCGCGCCACAGCTCATATTCAACACTGAAGAGGGGGCCGAGGTGTGGTACTGGTGGGACGGCGGTCTCCCGATGCTCTATACCGGGCCCCTAACACCCCCAGAGGGTGAGCACGTGCTGGGATACATGGCGAGGGACGCGGCAGGGAACGAGGAGAGGTCGAGGAGCAGGGAGTTCAGGGTGGACCTTGGACCGCCCGTGGCCGCGCTCTCACTATCTCCGCGCTCGATGATTTTGGGGGATGTGCTGAGTCTCGACGCCTCCGGCTCATTCGACTCAAACGGTTTAGAAACCTATTTTTTTGACTTCGGGGACGGAACAAGGAAGTCAAGCCAGAGCCCAAGGGTGGAGCACCAGTACGAGGCCCCGGGCAATTTCACCGTCACGCTCAGGGTCAGGGATCTCAGCGGTGTCTGGAGCGAGCCTGTGTTTGTTAACGTAACTGTAGCACTTCCCCCTAGAGCGCCACCCCCGGGAGCTAGTGGAAAGGCCCTCTCGATTCAACCAATGCATCTCCTGGTGCTCGCTCCTCTCGTAATCGCCCCCATCGCCGCCGCGGCCCTCCTGCGGAGGCGCTAGTTTTAAAGCCCGCATCGGCCTTTACAACTCCGTGTCCGGGCAGATATCGAAACTCACCTTTCTCGGGACGGGCGGGGGCAGGTTCGCCTGCATCCTCCAGGCCCGCGCGACGGGCGGGCTCTACCTCCAGCTGGAAAGGCCGGAGCCCGGCGAGAGGGCGAGGTTCCATATAGACCCGGGGCCCGGCGCGCTGGTCCGGATGCTCTCGAAAGGCCTCGACCCCCTGAGAACGGACGCCATTCTCGTCTCCCATTGCCACCCCGACCACTACGCCGACGCCGAGATTCTCATCGAGGGAATGACCCGGGGCGGAAGGGAGAGGGCGGGCGCCTTCTTGGCGAGCCGAAGCGTGATCAACGGGGTAGAGGGATACGGGCCAGCGATATCGAAGTACCACCGCGAGAGGCCGCGAATCGTTAGGGCCCTTTCGGCGGGGGAGAGCGCCACGATAATGGGCATTGAGATCAGGGCCACTCCCTCAGCTCACTCTGACCCGAGCTCTGTCGGCTTCAGGCTCAGCACTCCGCGCGGAGTCCTTGGGTATCTGAGCGACACAGCGCTCTCAGATGAGGTTACGGAGGCGCACAAGGGGAGCCGCGTCCTGATTCTCCCCGTTACCAGCCCTCTCGGGCGAAGAATTCCCCATCATCTGAATGTAGAGGACGCAGCAAGAATATGCGAGGCCGTGAGACCGGAACTCGCCCTCCTCACCCACTTTGGAATGAGGGTGATTTGTGAGGGGCCAGCTCTCGCCGCAGAGGAGGTCCAGAGGAGAAGCGGGGTGGCGGCTTTGGCGGCTGAGGACGGGATGGAGGTGGAAATGGGCGACACAATAAGATTGTTGGAGAATTCCCCTCCCGCCCCTCCCCTGAACTCTGAAGGACTCTCGCGGGCAGACAAATGGTTTGAAGGAGCGGTCTGAAAGCTTTTCCGCGCGCTGAGGGGATGCCATCGGTCGCCGAATATGGTAGTGACATCATCTCTTCTGGAGGGGGATGAGGCAGATGAAGAAAAAGGTCTCCTCTCCATCATTCAGAAACTGGTGTCTCTCGCCGGCCGGGATGAAGAGCACATCACCGGGCTGAAGGGGCAGCGTTTCTTTCCCTGTCACTAAATTCCCCTTTCCTTCCAATATAAAAACCTCGTGCTCGTAGTCATGGGCGTGGAGGGGAGTCCTTCCCCCCCGCGCCAGCTCGAACACGCGCATCGCGAAATTTCGCGCACCCCTCCTCTCATC contains:
- a CDS encoding tetratricopeptide repeat protein, coding for MEDPSEEHLRLGRKAHEDGRIEEALAHYDTALALDPAFVEAFYSKGHALGYLQRWEEALECFERALELDRLHVGAWFFKAIVLEKLGRKDEALMAYEEALRLEPRAPEIWSAKGALLGEMGRDEEAVHCFGAAIDIKPTDETTWYNKGVSLSKLGRIEEALKAFETALALKEDFPLAWYNAGILRWRLGRPGEALRAFNAALGTNPRFVQAFIGRASILEELGREGEALENLERALELEPTNSEAWNNKGALLWMTGRQEEAMECFNRAVELDPRNGRAWFNRGNAFGRRGMPERAVECFDRALELEPRDEQIWFSKGVALDDMDRPLEALRCFDEALALNPKYADAWHNLGIVMAELGRNAEALKAFERALELNPGYGPALEARRILLEETERR
- a CDS encoding PKD domain-containing protein; its protein translation is MMIGPRASLMVVVLLALPMLVGLPPFQVSGAGANLTPTTSTEFPIDSKKSGEPRFPSPPTEEHVRTPVACLSEGFWNNLPGVLDARKFHLWVSATPLVRMGIIEIGEGGEGGGSGRAMELMFVGAHCKIYVDSSCRPYPSESTVELLAAEFDERIWPNVTEVFGTVLFNYIDINLVNIDGPYGIGGYFTPVDPDAVYIDCADVNSWGYQIAAHEFQHLIHNQKDPDEELWINEGCADMAIAVVYGGEDGTLVGHIDAFENRPDNDLTVFKNEMYDYGSAYAFVQYFWDHFGGREAVRALVAERDNGILGVNSVLSALGYSKRFDQVFREWCVANRVNNISIADGQYGYSRLSIRVNLAGDHSSLPICATGEVQRWASDCYRFRGGNGLDLLVEFYTISGQYAPILYGQGREATEPAVIDVPLDSNGCGSALLRAFGRSYSEALLFTPAQAGGSYTYMARMVDLTPPVTACFVLPPEPNGLEGWYVTIPRITLSSSEDGSRIFYRWDGSDEMEYHSPIEAPEGKHILWFRSIDPAGNAEEWRSFELKVDTKPPETLFTIYPPSPDGENGWYTTSPTVTLFSEESACVHYSWDGGETENYTGPLLAPEGRHRLEFFAIDRAGNEGPSRTLELQVDTIAPAAMACLSPSSPDGVGGWYITQPTLTLLSEEVGARLFFALDGGRESPYVAPFKIQDGVHRVTFRARDQAGNLGPMQELVVRVDSQPPQTTIVVEPRFPDGRGGWYRTRPTVTLLVEDADPGAVIYYSWDGGEMRQYYGPLKPPEGIHTLRFFAKDTRGNTGPEGTKVFSVDIRPPVTTLNIYPQDLGLEWYHGAPQLIFNTEEGAEVWYWWDGGLPMLYTGPLTPPEGEHVLGYMARDAAGNEERSRSREFRVDLGPPVAALSLSPRSMILGDVLSLDASGSFDSNGLETYFFDFGDGTRKSSQSPRVEHQYEAPGNFTVTLRVRDLSGVWSEPVFVNVTVALPPRAPPPGASGKALSIQPMHLLVLAPLVIAPIAAAALLRRR
- a CDS encoding MBL fold metallo-hydrolase, which codes for MSGQISKLTFLGTGGGRFACILQARATGGLYLQLERPEPGERARFHIDPGPGALVRMLSKGLDPLRTDAILVSHCHPDHYADAEILIEGMTRGGRERAGAFLASRSVINGVEGYGPAISKYHRERPRIVRALSAGESATIMGIEIRATPSAHSDPSSVGFRLSTPRGVLGYLSDTALSDEVTEAHKGSRVLILPVTSPLGRRIPHHLNVEDAARICEAVRPELALLTHFGMRVICEGPALAAEEVQRRSGVAALAAEDGMEVEMGDTIRLLENSPPAPPLNSEGLSRADKWFEGAV
- a CDS encoding cupin domain-containing protein → MIHKFRWRDVKAEAVETEGATGVRIRWLIDERRGARNFAMRVFELARGGRTPLHAHDYEHEVFILEGKGNLVTGKETLPLQPGDVLFIPAGERHQFLNDGEETFFFICLIPLQKR